A section of the Candidatus Atribacteria bacterium ADurb.Bin276 genome encodes:
- the aroK gene encoding Shikimate kinase, with amino-acid sequence MNIALIGFMGSGKTTIGKKLARQLGWTFLDSDGLIQKKENCSIPEIFAQKGEVYFRECEKSVLTEMAELKKVVLATGGGLPIGEDNWKILRQSFFTVYLKAHFDELFLRITGDPIRPLLQKYPTKNQLKELYLSRVDWYEKAHVIIDTSQKKLERIIGEIIERARPFYTNQN; translated from the coding sequence ATGAATATTGCACTTATTGGTTTTATGGGATCAGGGAAGACGACCATTGGTAAAAAATTAGCTCGCCAGTTAGGGTGGACTTTTCTTGATAGCGATGGGTTAATTCAGAAAAAGGAAAATTGCTCTATACCAGAGATTTTTGCACAAAAGGGCGAAGTGTATTTTCGAGAATGCGAGAAGTCGGTTTTAACCGAAATGGCCGAGTTAAAGAAGGTTGTGTTAGCAACTGGTGGGGGGCTTCCCATTGGTGAAGATAATTGGAAGATCCTTCGCCAAAGTTTTTTTACCGTTTATTTAAAAGCTCATTTTGATGAACTTTTTTTGAGGATAACTGGGGATCCAATCCGCCCATTGTTACAAAAATACCCTACCAAAAATCAACTCAAAGAGCTTTATTTGAGTCGAGTGGATTGGTATGAAAAAGCTCATGTTATAATTGATACGTCTCAAAAAAAGCTGGAAAGAATTATTGGAGAAATTATTGAACGTGCGCGTCCTTTCTATACAAACCAAAACTAA
- the aroB gene encoding 3-dehydroquinate synthase has translation MNVRVLSIQTKTKHYPVILLPSLFTTSDWLNQVQFPSRKVTIVTNSTVGPLYAQKIIKILKEKDFIPSMVTIPDGEEYKQLNTVEKIYHELLNQGLDRKGFLIALGGGVITDITGFVASTYLRGIPYFQIPTSLLAQVDSSVGGKTGVNVEEGKNLIGTFYQPDGVIIGLDFLQSLPDREFREGLSEVIKASLLKGGEFFEFFRKNISMILGQDQKTLEEVIYQSIQFKGEIVQEDEKESGVRSILNYGHTLGHAFEKTLGYGALRHGEAVAVGMIGAAMVAEKMGMISTDLVNIHQKLLVRCGLPTSFPYSVKADSFIQSLLKDKKNVSGSLRMVLLKAIGKPVYSTPVEMGLVLDILPQLVEVEP, from the coding sequence TTGAACGTGCGCGTCCTTTCTATACAAACCAAAACTAAGCATTACCCGGTTATTCTCCTTCCGTCACTTTTTACCACATCTGACTGGTTGAATCAGGTCCAATTTCCATCCCGAAAGGTGACCATAGTAACCAATTCTACCGTAGGGCCGCTCTATGCACAAAAAATTATAAAGATACTGAAAGAAAAGGATTTTATTCCTTCAATGGTGACCATACCGGACGGTGAGGAGTATAAACAGCTGAATACTGTTGAGAAGATCTACCACGAGTTATTAAACCAGGGTTTAGATAGAAAGGGATTTTTAATTGCTTTGGGCGGCGGAGTGATTACCGATATCACCGGTTTTGTCGCCTCAACCTATTTACGTGGTATACCTTATTTCCAAATTCCCACTAGTCTTTTAGCCCAGGTTGATAGCTCGGTTGGTGGGAAAACCGGAGTAAACGTCGAAGAGGGAAAAAATTTAATCGGTACTTTTTATCAACCCGACGGAGTTATTATTGGGCTTGATTTTTTACAATCTTTACCCGACCGCGAATTCCGAGAAGGCTTGAGTGAAGTGATTAAAGCATCTTTGCTTAAGGGAGGAGAATTTTTTGAATTTTTTCGAAAGAATATATCGATGATTCTTGGACAAGATCAAAAAACTCTGGAAGAGGTTATTTATCAATCGATTCAATTTAAGGGAGAAATCGTTCAAGAGGACGAAAAAGAAAGTGGAGTAAGGAGTATCTTAAATTATGGCCATACTTTAGGGCATGCTTTTGAAAAAACCCTTGGGTATGGAGCTCTTCGTCATGGTGAAGCTGTAGCAGTTGGGATGATAGGAGCAGCTATGGTCGCTGAGAAAATGGGCATGATATCTACTGATTTGGTAAATATTCATCAAAAGTTGCTGGTGAGATGTGGGTTGCCTACATCATTTCCTTATTCAGTCAAAGCTGATAGCTTTATTCAATCCTTGTTAAAAGATAAAAAAAATGTGAGTGGAAGCTTGAGGATGGTCCTATTAAAAGCCATTGGCAAACCAGTGTACTCGACTCCGGTGGAAATGGGACTTGTTCTTGATATTTTGCCACAGTTAGTTGAGGTGGAACCATGA
- the yqhS gene encoding 3-dehydroquinate dehydratase, whose product MNQRLLFIFGPNLNLLGERETSLYGSMSYDTLIMKIAEEAKKRGVQTEFFQSNHEGEIVDKIHQKRKEIDGIIINPGALTHYSIAVRDALSAVKIRSIEVHQSNIYAREEFRHHSVTAPVCWGQISGLGWIGYILAMDALIMKGKEEAIRLA is encoded by the coding sequence ATGAATCAAAGATTGCTCTTTATTTTTGGTCCAAATCTGAATCTTTTAGGTGAGCGAGAAACCAGCTTATACGGTTCAATGAGTTACGATACTTTAATCATGAAAATTGCCGAAGAAGCTAAAAAAAGAGGGGTACAAACAGAATTTTTTCAGTCCAACCACGAAGGCGAGATCGTTGATAAAATACACCAGAAAAGAAAAGAAATTGATGGTATAATTATCAATCCGGGAGCGTTAACACATTATAGTATAGCTGTTCGAGATGCTCTTAGTGCTGTAAAAATTCGATCAATTGAGGTACACCAGTCAAACATCTATGCCAGGGAAGAATTTCGTCACCATTCAGTAACGGCACCGGTATGTTGGGGTCAAATTAGTGGTTTGGGTTGGATTGGTTATATCTTAGCTATGGATGCTCTCATCATGAAAGGAAAGGAAGAAGCGATACGTCTGGCTTAA
- a CDS encoding Aminopeptidase, whose translation METNRIKKLQENMKNNRDIPFLLTDLSNIFYLTGFTGSSGFLIVFPDRPPVFLCDGRYTTQAKKEFITSTEIVEFNTDVYKRIADILTSSGFQTVYFETSLSYQSYLNLKEKNLELVPVPNWLEEMRMIKSPRELELIERALHLSEKAWEAVSPMIRPGIKEKDFALELDYQMIKAGGDSIAFSTIVASGERSALPHAQPTDERMEAGSWLVVDWGVRYQKYCGDITRTVPVGCVEDLWFEETIQLLKEAQQMAQEFIRDGVRAADVERTVRNFLNQHKIEQYFTHSLGHGIGIQVHESPRLSNNSEVILRENMVVTVEPGVYIPGKGGIRLENIVVVEKESCRILNRLPVIL comes from the coding sequence ATGGAAACCAATCGAATAAAAAAACTCCAAGAGAATATGAAAAATAATCGTGATATTCCTTTTTTGTTGACTGATCTATCCAACATTTTTTACCTGACCGGTTTTACCGGATCAAGTGGATTTTTGATAGTATTTCCCGACCGACCTCCGGTTTTTCTCTGTGATGGCCGCTATACAACTCAGGCAAAGAAGGAGTTTATAACTTCCACAGAAATCGTCGAATTTAATACCGATGTCTATAAAAGAATTGCCGATATCCTCACATCAAGTGGTTTTCAAACGGTTTATTTTGAGACGAGTCTCAGCTATCAAAGTTATCTCAATTTAAAAGAAAAAAACCTTGAACTGGTTCCGGTTCCCAATTGGTTAGAAGAAATGCGGATGATCAAATCACCCAGAGAACTTGAATTGATTGAAAGGGCGCTGCACCTTTCTGAAAAAGCCTGGGAAGCAGTGAGCCCAATGATTCGCCCTGGAATCAAAGAAAAAGATTTTGCTTTAGAATTGGATTATCAAATGATCAAAGCTGGCGGAGATTCAATTGCTTTTTCAACTATAGTGGCGAGCGGAGAAAGGTCGGCTCTTCCTCATGCTCAACCAACCGACGAGAGAATGGAAGCAGGAAGCTGGTTGGTAGTCGATTGGGGAGTTCGTTATCAAAAGTATTGTGGTGACATTACCCGCACGGTTCCTGTCGGCTGTGTTGAGGACCTCTGGTTTGAGGAAACCATCCAATTATTGAAGGAAGCACAGCAAATGGCTCAGGAATTTATTCGGGATGGTGTGCGTGCTGCTGACGTTGAACGGACAGTTCGTAATTTTCTCAATCAACATAAAATTGAGCAATATTTTACTCACAGTTTGGGTCATGGAATTGGAATTCAAGTTCATGAATCACCTCGATTAAGTAATAATAGTGAAGTTATTCTTCGAGAAAACATGGTTGTAACGGTGGAACCGGGAGTTTATATCCCTGGGAAAGGTGGGATAAGACTGGAAAATATAGTTGTGGTTGAAAAAGAATCCTGTCGAATTTTAAATAGGCTTCCGGTAATTTTGTAA
- the efp gene encoding Elongation factor P, with amino-acid sequence MADIISNTDLRVGTCIDVDGTLYIVTAFQPAKFGKWSWVTKTKLRDINSGFIVEKVFKPGDKIVRAILEGRQAQYMYKDDGGFHFLDQETYEDVLLPDDLVGEASDFLVENMMVEILMYGDKHVTINLPSYVELKVVDAPPGIKGDTASGGSKPATLETGIVVQVPLFVNIGEVIRVDTRTREYLERA; translated from the coding sequence GTGGCTGATATTATATCCAATACTGATCTTCGAGTTGGGACCTGTATCGATGTTGATGGTACATTATATATTGTTACCGCTTTTCAACCAGCAAAATTTGGAAAATGGAGTTGGGTGACCAAAACCAAACTTCGAGATATAAATAGCGGTTTTATCGTCGAGAAAGTTTTTAAACCGGGAGACAAAATCGTTAGAGCCATCCTCGAAGGGAGACAAGCTCAGTATATGTATAAAGATGATGGAGGTTTCCATTTTCTCGATCAAGAAACCTACGAAGATGTTCTGCTGCCTGACGATTTGGTTGGCGAAGCTAGTGATTTTCTGGTAGAAAATATGATGGTTGAAATCTTGATGTATGGAGATAAACATGTAACTATAAATCTTCCCTCCTATGTCGAATTAAAAGTAGTTGATGCTCCTCCAGGAATCAAAGGCGATACTGCCTCGGGTGGTTCAAAACCAGCTACACTTGAAACCGGCATCGTTGTTCAAGTCCCTTTGTTTGTGAACATTGGGGAGGTCATTCGAGTAGATACTCGTACTCGGGAATACTTAGAGAGAGCTTAG
- a CDS encoding hypothetical protein (N utilization substance protein B homolog), with protein sequence MRRKVRETALQVLFQMDLRKKPLSEILSVFKIPLNWKDDDRSFFLSLVRGVEQNLPEIERIISAYSLEWPLYRMPTIDRNLLRMAVFEMFYLSDISVGVSINEAVELAKKYSTNDSGKFVNGILGKLARSSETEFKSLGVNKKE encoded by the coding sequence ATGCGCCGTAAAGTGAGAGAAACCGCTCTGCAGGTTTTATTTCAAATGGATCTCAGGAAAAAGCCACTTTCTGAAATCCTATCGGTATTTAAAATACCCTTGAATTGGAAGGATGATGATCGGAGCTTTTTCCTTTCACTGGTTCGGGGAGTAGAACAAAACTTGCCTGAAATTGAACGTATCATTTCTGCTTATAGTTTGGAATGGCCTTTATATAGGATGCCAACTATTGATCGAAACCTATTAAGGATGGCAGTTTTTGAAATGTTCTATTTATCTGATATATCGGTTGGAGTATCGATCAACGAAGCAGTAGAATTGGCTAAAAAATATAGTACCAACGATTCGGGCAAATTCGTCAATGGTATTTTAGGGAAATTGGCTCGAAGTTCTGAAACCGAGTTTAAATCTTTGGGGGTTAATAAAAAAGAGTAA
- a CDS encoding Farnesyl diphosphate synthase, which translates to MDIIQYINENAILLDNHLEQRLFFPEAPTRLMEALRYGVIGGGKKLRASLCLATGEAYGIKREDLLSLAGGIEMIHSFSLVHDDLPEMDNDDYRRGKYSLHKAFGGAMGILAGDALLVEGFRFILSDSHFCRLVGNTKLLKILNVLLDALSVEGMVGGQVLDIDLEGTEADEEQVMDIYRMKTARFIQAPILCGAIVGGVNKKELNDLERFGLLAGECFQIKDDLLDVTQPSEILGKTAGKDVQQEKATLVKIYGIHGTQEIMENLFREAEAILNQTNRSFPLLREIAHFIITRHH; encoded by the coding sequence ATGGATATCATACAATATATCAACGAAAACGCCATTCTTTTAGACAATCATTTGGAACAAAGACTTTTTTTCCCGGAGGCTCCAACCCGATTAATGGAAGCTCTTCGGTATGGAGTTATTGGAGGAGGAAAAAAGCTCCGAGCATCTTTGTGCCTGGCAACCGGTGAGGCTTATGGTATTAAGCGTGAAGACCTCCTTTCTTTGGCGGGTGGAATCGAAATGATTCATTCTTTTTCCTTGGTTCATGATGATTTACCAGAAATGGACAATGATGATTATCGTCGTGGGAAATATAGTTTGCATAAAGCTTTTGGGGGAGCTATGGGAATCCTTGCTGGCGATGCTTTGTTGGTGGAAGGATTTCGTTTTATTCTTTCTGATAGTCATTTTTGCCGATTAGTTGGTAATACTAAATTGTTAAAAATTCTCAATGTTTTATTGGATGCCCTCAGCGTAGAAGGTATGGTTGGTGGTCAAGTGCTAGATATTGATCTAGAAGGGACTGAAGCTGACGAGGAACAAGTAATGGATATTTATCGGATGAAAACTGCCCGATTTATTCAAGCACCAATTCTTTGCGGAGCAATAGTTGGGGGTGTGAATAAAAAAGAACTCAATGATTTGGAGCGATTTGGACTGTTGGCGGGAGAATGCTTTCAAATCAAAGATGATCTTTTAGATGTCACCCAACCGAGCGAGATATTGGGTAAAACAGCTGGTAAAGATGTCCAGCAAGAGAAAGCAACTCTGGTGAAAATTTATGGAATTCATGGGACTCAGGAAATCATGGAAAACTTATTTCGAGAAGCTGAAGCAATCTTAAACCAAACCAATCGTTCCTTTCCCTTGTTAAGAGAGATAGCCCACTTTATCATAACCCGTCACCACTAA
- the tlyA gene encoding Hemolysin A, protein MEEKKQKIRIDELLVKRGLVESREKAQRMILAGDVKVENVSGILKPSSRVWDDTKVALERLPQYVSRGGEKLAKALSYFQIDPAGKVFLDIGSSTGGFTDCLLQKQAQKVFALDVGYGLLHEKLRKNPQVIPLERINIRYYVPQDLPEPIQGITIDVSFISLRLVFPVISSLLPKGGICIALIKPQFEAGRDKVERGGLVRKKETHIQVLKDVLESARDNHLQLQGITFSPIQGGGGNIEYLAYWMKCANFFDKTEFGDIIRKEVQEAHHFFTK, encoded by the coding sequence ATGGAAGAAAAAAAACAAAAAATCCGAATTGATGAATTATTAGTTAAAAGAGGATTAGTTGAAAGCCGAGAAAAAGCCCAGCGGATGATTTTGGCGGGTGATGTTAAAGTTGAAAATGTTTCAGGAATTTTAAAGCCTTCATCTCGAGTATGGGATGATACTAAAGTTGCTCTTGAAAGGTTGCCTCAATATGTTAGCCGAGGCGGTGAGAAGTTAGCCAAGGCCCTCTCTTATTTCCAAATCGATCCGGCTGGTAAAGTTTTTTTAGATATTGGTTCTTCGACCGGAGGATTTACCGATTGTTTGTTGCAAAAACAAGCTCAAAAGGTATTTGCCCTTGATGTCGGCTATGGACTTCTCCACGAAAAGCTTCGTAAAAATCCCCAAGTAATTCCTTTAGAGAGAATTAACATACGCTATTATGTTCCACAAGACCTCCCTGAGCCTATCCAAGGTATTACTATTGATGTGTCCTTTATCTCACTTCGCCTAGTTTTTCCGGTTATCAGTTCCCTCCTTCCAAAAGGGGGAATATGTATTGCTTTAATAAAACCCCAGTTTGAAGCTGGGAGAGATAAAGTGGAGCGTGGTGGTCTGGTGAGGAAAAAAGAAACCCATATCCAAGTCCTTAAGGATGTGCTTGAATCAGCCCGAGACAACCATCTCCAACTTCAAGGAATTACTTTCTCCCCAATTCAAGGGGGGGGAGGGAATATTGAATATTTAGCCTATTGGATGAAATGCGCTAATTTTTTTGATAAAACTGAATTTGGGGATATAATAAGAAAAGAAGTACAGGAAGCGCATCATTTTTTTACAAAATGA
- the ppnK gene encoding putative inorganic polyphosphate/ATP-NAD kinase, with translation MNRNPIQRIHIFSRKVNDMISQKAQELREFFNQYQVSCTIIDTNQIPKEKPDMVFVLGGDGTFLSANHSYAAEGIPILGIDMGGLGFLTEVSVEALFNAAKAVLEGNYTVENRMMVDCSIHHTNKEVEQDIALNDVVIYRGPFAQMIRLSTFIDDEYLATFPADGLIIGTPTGSTAYSLSAGGPVIHPTLDLFIITPICAHTLYARSIIVQPNSSIRLILESTKEGTMVTLDGQRGFTLDKGDYIEVRKSKLTNHMVKLIPEKPFYSLLRDKLSWGMDIRKRID, from the coding sequence ATGAATAGAAATCCAATTCAGCGAATTCATATTTTTTCCAGAAAAGTGAATGATATGATTTCCCAAAAAGCGCAAGAATTGCGTGAATTTTTTAATCAATACCAGGTATCATGTACTATAATCGACACCAATCAAATTCCTAAAGAAAAACCAGACATGGTTTTTGTGTTAGGTGGCGATGGTACTTTTTTATCGGCAAATCACAGTTATGCGGCTGAAGGAATTCCGATATTGGGTATCGATATGGGCGGATTGGGCTTTTTGACCGAGGTGAGTGTAGAGGCCTTGTTCAATGCTGCAAAAGCGGTTTTAGAAGGAAATTACACCGTTGAAAACCGAATGATGGTGGACTGTTCTATTCATCATACCAATAAGGAAGTGGAGCAAGATATTGCTTTAAATGATGTGGTGATATACCGAGGTCCCTTTGCTCAGATGATTCGCCTCAGCACCTTCATCGATGACGAATATCTGGCAACTTTTCCTGCCGATGGGTTGATCATTGGCACTCCTACCGGTTCAACTGCTTATTCTTTATCAGCAGGTGGTCCGGTTATTCATCCAACTTTAGATCTTTTTATCATAACTCCTATCTGTGCCCATACCCTTTACGCTCGATCAATTATCGTTCAACCGAACTCCTCGATACGGCTGATATTAGAATCAACCAAGGAAGGAACTATGGTTACTTTGGACGGACAGAGGGGTTTTACCCTGGATAAAGGAGATTATATTGAAGTTCGAAAGTCGAAACTTACCAATCATATGGTAAAGCTTATTCCCGAGAAACCCTTTTATTCATTGTTGAGAGACAAATTGTCCTGGGGGATGGATATTAGAAAACGGATTGATTAG
- the recN gene encoding DNA repair protein RecN — MLRELVIKDFVIVDSQHLELEGGLVAITGETGTGKSLIIDAISLLKGGRAVEGMIRRDRKSALIEGLFDLSSGPDLIQWLEENELTGEVPGEVVLSREIHRDGRNRARINGRSVPVGLLKEAAAMLIDIYGQREHERFLANENQLNILDDFLDKTGNKERELYRQKYTDWLQTKHELEQLMAGDLSRWGELKFAFQEFEEMGLSPEKMNEIEEEFRLLANMQYYCSALDAFFILMEGNESGEGITTLLSRLAYEVEKIPTEGKFLALNGIAENLRGIETELQEIALEVAALRSQLDYSTDKIVKIEKSVAEIEHLKRKYRCRTTSELIDYRKSIEEKLLEVERQIEKKKQLEEQLEKYQRELLDSGEKLSQYRQKAAKIMKNRLEEELKQLAFSKVKFEVSFDMVPVEQKRFWATGLDSISFMISLNPGQPLGPVMEVTSGGELSRLVLGIKSIALEMKNLPVMIFDEIDQGVGGKTAFWIGEKLRVIASGRQIVCVTHLPQIACFADQHLRVDKHTDGQDTWAEISDLQGREKRLQELARMMGGEKSTVPALQFAETLMERAGK; from the coding sequence ATGCTCCGAGAACTGGTCATTAAAGACTTCGTCATTGTTGATTCTCAACACCTTGAATTAGAAGGTGGTCTGGTAGCGATTACCGGTGAAACGGGAACCGGTAAATCTTTGATAATTGATGCTATAAGTCTCCTTAAAGGAGGACGAGCGGTTGAAGGAATGATTCGTCGTGACCGAAAATCAGCCCTCATCGAAGGACTTTTTGACCTTTCTTCCGGTCCCGATTTAATTCAATGGCTGGAAGAAAATGAATTAACCGGTGAGGTTCCCGGGGAAGTGGTGTTGTCTCGGGAGATTCATCGAGATGGGAGAAATCGAGCTCGTATTAACGGAAGATCGGTTCCAGTTGGATTGCTAAAAGAAGCAGCTGCTATGTTAATTGATATTTACGGTCAAAGAGAACATGAGCGATTCTTGGCGAATGAGAACCAGCTGAATATCTTGGATGATTTTTTGGATAAAACTGGGAATAAAGAAAGAGAGTTATACCGACAAAAATATACCGATTGGCTGCAAACCAAACATGAATTAGAGCAGTTGATGGCCGGTGACCTTTCCCGTTGGGGTGAGCTCAAGTTTGCTTTTCAAGAGTTTGAAGAGATGGGTTTATCTCCTGAAAAGATGAATGAAATTGAAGAAGAGTTTCGTTTATTGGCTAATATGCAATATTATTGTTCGGCGTTAGATGCTTTCTTTATTTTAATGGAAGGAAATGAGAGTGGGGAAGGAATAACTACTCTTCTTTCCCGTTTGGCCTATGAAGTGGAAAAAATCCCTACCGAAGGGAAGTTTTTGGCTTTAAATGGTATTGCGGAGAACCTTCGGGGTATAGAAACTGAGCTACAAGAAATAGCTTTAGAAGTCGCTGCTTTAAGAAGTCAGTTAGACTATTCGACGGATAAAATTGTAAAAATAGAGAAATCAGTGGCTGAAATAGAACACTTAAAAAGAAAATATCGCTGCCGAACAACCAGTGAATTAATTGATTACCGGAAAAGTATTGAAGAGAAACTGTTGGAAGTTGAACGTCAAATTGAGAAAAAAAAGCAATTGGAGGAACAGCTGGAAAAATACCAACGAGAATTACTTGATAGTGGAGAAAAGCTTTCTCAGTATCGACAAAAAGCAGCCAAGATAATGAAAAACCGATTAGAAGAAGAATTAAAACAATTGGCTTTTTCCAAAGTTAAGTTTGAAGTCAGTTTTGATATGGTTCCGGTTGAGCAGAAAAGATTTTGGGCAACAGGTTTGGATAGTATCAGTTTTATGATTTCATTAAACCCCGGACAGCCTTTAGGACCAGTTATGGAAGTCACTTCGGGTGGAGAGTTGTCACGTTTAGTATTAGGTATAAAATCAATAGCTTTGGAAATGAAAAATCTTCCGGTTATGATTTTTGATGAAATCGACCAGGGAGTAGGAGGGAAAACCGCTTTTTGGATCGGTGAGAAATTAAGGGTGATTGCTTCCGGTCGTCAAATAGTTTGTGTTACCCATCTTCCCCAAATCGCTTGTTTTGCCGATCAACACTTGAGAGTCGATAAGCATACTGACGGTCAAGATACGTGGGCAGAAATAAGCGACCTTCAAGGTCGGGAAAAGCGTTTGCAAGAATTAGCCCGTATGATGGGAGGAGAAAAATCGACAGTACCAGCTCTACAATTTGCCGAAACCTTAATGGAAAGAGCCGGAAAGTAA
- a CDS encoding Ferredoxin-3, whose translation MVLNKVLINQEFCKGCGYCVQICPKKVLVLSEGFNSHGYYPAMVNDGDHCIGCGFCAQVCPEVAISVYRENEK comes from the coding sequence ATGGTATTGAATAAAGTCTTAATTAATCAGGAATTTTGTAAAGGTTGTGGATATTGTGTTCAGATCTGTCCTAAAAAAGTGTTGGTTTTATCAGAAGGTTTCAATTCACATGGGTACTATCCGGCAATGGTGAATGATGGTGATCATTGCATTGGATGTGGTTTTTGTGCACAAGTGTGTCCAGAAGTGGCAATTTCAGTCTATCGGGAGAATGAAAAATGA
- the korA_1 gene encoding 2-oxoglutarate oxidoreductase subunit KorA produces MKKILMKGNDAVAEAAIQAGCDLYFGYPITPQTEISEYLSLRMPEEGKIFFQAESEIASIYMVYGAAAAGKRVMTSSSGPGISLKQEGISYLASAELPAVIVNMSRGGPGLGNIQPSQSDYFQAVKGGGHGDYKVIVLGPASVQELVDLTYLAFYLADKYRNPVVILGDGMLGQMMEPVVFKKPDFPPLPVKDWATTGKDGRERHYVLCFDLDPRGLEQFNNKIFKKYQKIEQEEIRYEVFGEDMPEMLLVGYGTIARILKSVVREAKNIGIRLALLRPITLYPFPSAIMQELAQQAGRVLDVEMNMGQMVEDVKLAVNGAVPVYFYGRSGGMIPSVEDTLKRVRDILGK; encoded by the coding sequence ATGAAAAAAATTTTAATGAAGGGAAACGATGCGGTCGCTGAAGCAGCAATCCAAGCGGGATGCGATCTGTATTTTGGTTATCCGATTACTCCACAAACCGAAATCAGTGAATACCTGTCGCTGAGGATGCCTGAAGAGGGGAAGATTTTTTTCCAAGCTGAAAGCGAAATTGCCTCAATATATATGGTTTATGGAGCAGCGGCGGCTGGAAAAAGAGTGATGACTTCCTCGTCTGGACCGGGAATTAGCCTCAAGCAGGAAGGAATTTCTTATTTGGCTTCGGCTGAATTACCAGCAGTGATCGTTAACATGAGCCGAGGAGGGCCGGGTTTGGGAAACATACAACCTTCTCAGAGTGATTATTTTCAGGCGGTAAAGGGAGGAGGGCATGGGGATTATAAGGTTATTGTTTTAGGTCCTGCATCTGTTCAAGAATTAGTTGATCTGACCTACTTGGCATTCTATCTTGCCGATAAATACCGAAATCCAGTTGTTATTTTGGGAGACGGAATGTTAGGTCAGATGATGGAACCAGTAGTTTTTAAAAAACCCGATTTTCCTCCATTACCAGTAAAAGACTGGGCAACCACTGGTAAAGACGGTAGAGAGCGTCATTATGTCCTATGTTTTGACCTGGATCCAAGAGGCTTGGAACAGTTCAACAACAAAATATTTAAAAAATATCAAAAAATTGAGCAAGAAGAAATTCGCTACGAAGTATTTGGAGAAGATATGCCGGAGATGCTTTTGGTTGGGTATGGAACCATCGCTCGGATTCTCAAGAGTGTTGTCAGGGAAGCTAAAAATATAGGGATTCGTTTAGCACTTCTCCGACCGATTACTCTCTATCCCTTTCCGTCAGCCATTATGCAGGAATTAGCCCAACAAGCTGGACGAGTTTTAGATGTGGAAATGAATATGGGACAGATGGTAGAAGATGTTAAATTGGCAGTAAATGGTGCTGTTCCGGTTTATTTCTATGGACGGAGTGGTGGCATGATTCCATCGGTTGAAGATACCCTAAAAAGAGTTCGTGATATTTTAGGGAAATAA
- the korB_1 gene encoding 2-oxoglutarate oxidoreductase subunit KorB, with protein MQTVFERPKTLINQPFRYCPGCNHGLAQRLIAEVIDELDIADKTIGVGPVGCSVYIYECLDIDFVMGAHGRAPATATGIKRALPDRMVFSYQGDGDIAAIGTAEIVHCAVRGECISAFFINNATFGMTGGQMAPTTILNQRTTTSPRGRKQDEAGFPFKLGEMLAVAEGSAYIARVALTKPQLIKKAKQAIKRAFLTQQAGLGFSLVEILSPCPTNWAMPPLEAVQWLEKNIIPVFPLGEIKVKEGVPDAR; from the coding sequence ATGCAGACTGTATTTGAGAGACCAAAGACTTTAATTAATCAACCTTTCCGTTATTGTCCTGGTTGTAATCATGGTTTGGCTCAGCGATTAATTGCCGAAGTTATCGATGAACTGGATATTGCTGATAAAACCATTGGTGTTGGACCGGTAGGCTGTTCGGTATATATCTATGAATGTTTGGATATTGATTTTGTTATGGGTGCTCATGGCCGAGCTCCGGCTACTGCTACCGGTATAAAACGAGCACTTCCCGACCGGATGGTTTTTTCTTATCAAGGTGATGGTGATATTGCCGCTATCGGCACTGCAGAAATTGTGCATTGTGCAGTAAGGGGGGAATGCATTTCGGCTTTTTTTATTAACAATGCTACTTTTGGGATGACGGGGGGACAGATGGCGCCCACTACTATTCTTAATCAACGGACGACAACCTCGCCTCGGGGAAGAAAGCAAGATGAAGCAGGATTTCCTTTTAAGCTGGGAGAAATGTTGGCAGTAGCCGAAGGATCGGCCTATATCGCTCGAGTTGCCCTAACCAAGCCTCAGCTGATAAAAAAAGCGAAACAAGCAATCAAACGAGCTTTTTTAACCCAACAAGCTGGTTTAGGTTTTTCTCTGGTGGAGATTTTATCACCCTGTCCTACCAATTGGGCAATGCCTCCATTAGAAGCCGTCCAATGGTTGGAAAAGAATATTATTCCAGTCTTTCCCCTTGGTGAAATTAAAGTCAAGGAGGGAGTCCCCGATGCACGTTGA